The genomic interval CTGTCAGGGATTGCTCTGCATTCCGGGCAAAGCTCAAAATTGACCTTCTTGCCCGGCAACGAGGTCGGGATCTTTTTTATCTATCGAGGCAAAAAGCTCCCCGCAATAGCTGACTATGTCACCGGGACAAACCGCGGTACGGCGCTTGGAGATATCCAAGTTGTCGAACATGTTCTTTCGGCGGTAAGCGGGCTTGGCATTGGCGCGCTTGATATCGAATTATCGACAAACGAGCCTCCCGCGATGGACGGGAGCGCATATCCTTTCGCCAAAGCGTTAATGTCTGCCGGAATTAGGGAATTTGAAGGGAAAAGGCAAGTTGTAGAAATCGATTCTCCTATTTATCTTAAAGACGGCGGGGCATCAATTGAAGCTTTGCCTTATGATGGATTTGAAATAAAATTTATGGTAGACTTCCCAATAATCGGGTATCAAGAATTCACTTTTTCTTCGAATTATCTCGATGAGATATCGCAAGCAAGGACATTCGGGTACCTTGAAGAACTTGAAAATTTAAAAAAATGCGGCATGGCGTTTGGCGCATCGACTGAAAATGCGCTGGTATTAAGCCGGTCAGGATATGTAAATTCCCCCAGGTTCGAAAACGAACCGGTGCGCCATAAGATACTCGACCTTATCGGCGATCTTGAGCTGGTCGGGTCAGACATAAAAGCAAAAATCAACGCTGTAAAGTCCGGCCACAAATTGAATATCGCTCTTGCAAAAAAAATAAGAGAGATAGGAAAAGGAGCAAAATAATGCAAGACGTAAACGACATCCTAAAGACCCTGCCCCACAGGTATCCTTTCCTTCTTGTAGATAAGATCCTCGATATGGAGGAAGGCAAAAAAATTGTAGCAATAAAAAATGTTACAATAAATGAACCATTTTTCCAGGGGCATTTTCCAGGTCAGCCAGTCATGCCCGGCGTCCTCATCATTGAGTCATTGGCGCAAGTTGGAGCTATTATGGCCCTGCGCGCTCCGTCTTCGCTTGGCAAGATCGTTTTTTTTGCCGGGATAGACAATGTCCGATTTAGAAGGCCTGTTCTTCCCGGGGACCAGATGAAGATAGTGGTTGAAGTGCTTTGGCTCAAGCGCGGGCTTGGGAAAATAAAAGGAACAGCCACGGTTGAAGGCGACATCGCATGTGAAGGCGAATTTACCTTCTCTCTTGTCGACCAGGGAGGGGCAAAAGGAAGTTCTATCCATCCGACCTCGACCGTCCACCCGACGGCAATACTTGGAAATGGCGTGCAGATCGGTCCATACGCGGTAATAGGCCCGGAAGTCGAGATCGGGGATAGAACTATTGTCGGCGCGCACAGCGTCATCAACAGATGGACAAAGATCGGCCAGGATAATAAGATACATCAAAGCGTTTCAATTGGCGCGGCTCCGCAAGACTTCAAATATAAAGGCGAAAAAGGGCAAGTAATAATAGGCAGCAAAAATACAATTAGGGAATTTGTGACCATCCACCTGCCGGCCGGTATTGATGGCGGGAAAACAGTAATTGGCGACGAAAATTTTATCATGATCCATGCGCATGTCCCGCATAATTGTATAATAGGGAACCAGGTCGTAATAGGCGGATATGTCGGCCTCGGCGGGCACACAATAATTGAAGACCAGGTAACTATTGGCGGGATGTCCGCCATTCACCAGTTCGTGCGGGTAGGCAGGCTCTCCATGGTCGGCGCCCTAACAAAAGTTGTGCAGGATATTCCGCCATTCATGCTTGTGGAAGGCAACCCATCCGAAGTCCGCGGAATAAATTCTATCGGCTTGCAAAGGCGCGGGATCTCGTTCGAGGCGCAGTCCGAGATCAAAAAGGCTTTCAAGCTGATATACGAAGCGAAACAATCGACCGACAAAATAATTGAAGCACTTAAAAACAGATTAAGGCCCCTTGATGAAATAAAACATTTAATATCATTCTTATCTGAAGAAAGCAAAAGAGGTATAAGCAAAAAAGTCGCGCTGGAAGAGATCGAAGAAGAATTGCTCCTTCCGGAATTGCCAGAACTTGGGATATGAAGTTTTTCATCTCGGCTTGTGAAACAAGCGGAGACATGCATGCCGCGCATCTTGTAGAAGAAATAAAAAAGATCGCACCGCTATCAACCTTCCTAGGCATTGGCAGCGAGCATATGAGAGCCTCCGGAGTCAATGTCTTGTTCGATATGAGCCCCAGGGGGACTATCGGAATATTAGAAACACTTCCTAATCTTCGTTCAATTTATTCGTTCTTTTCAACAGCAAAAGAATTATTGCTCGCGGAAAGGCCCGACGCATTGATCTTGATCGATTCGCAGGGATTTAATGTACCATTGGCGCAATATGCAAAAAAGATTGGGATCAAAACGATATATTACATCGCGCCGCAGGAATGGCTTTGGGGAAGCGATAAGAATTTATTGAAGATCGCAAAATCATTAGACTTGATAATAGCAATATTTGAAAAAGAATATAAAATATACGACGCGGCAAAAGCGAACGTATTATATTTTGGCCACCCGCTATTGGATATAGTTAAGCCGACCTATTCAAGAGAAGAAGCCCAAAATCTTTTCAATCCCGGTAAAAGTCCGCTAATTTGCCTTTGCCCGGGAAGCCGCGTGCAGGAGATCAAAAATCTTTTCCCGATCCTTATAAAGGCCGCCGAAATAATAAAAGAAAATATTCCGGAAATAAAACTTATAATATTGGTCTCTTCCGGCTGGCTAAAGCCGCAAATAGAAAAAATACTGGCAAAGTATAAAATAAAGGCGGATCTCGTTGAGGGATACAAATACGACGTATTAAATATTTCCGATCTAGCCTTGGCGGCGTCGGGCACAATAAACCTTGAGGCGTCTATACTTGGAACCCAAAATATAATGATATATAAGCTAAATCCCCTGACTTATTGGATCGGAAAGAATATTTTGAAGATAGATAAGAAGATGAAGTATTTCAGCATGCCGAATATTTTATTGGATGAAAAATTTATTGAAGAGTTCGTACAGGACAAAGCGAAACCAGAAGCAATCGCCGCAGCTTCATTAAATATATTAAAAAAAAAATCAAAATTATACAACAATAAGCTGCTGCGGCTGCTTGGCCAAAGGCCTGTCATATCTAAAGCGGCTCAAGCCATACTAAACTTTACGGCTCCCATATAAAATGATATAATTTTACTTCATGGCAGTTCCATTTTTTGATCTTAAAAGACAATTATCATCAATAAGACCCGAGATCGACAAGGCTGTCGCGGAAACACTAGATAGCTGCGCCTTTATTCTGGGCCCAAAAGTAAGCGAGCTTGAATCTTATTCTGCAAAATATTTAAATGCCAAACACGCCATAGGCGTTGCATCCGGGACTGATGCGCTCATGCTTTCCCTAAAAGCCTTGGACCTAAAGCCTCATGATGAAATTATAACTACCCCGTTCACGTTCGTCGCAACTGCAGAAGCCATAAGCTATTGCGGGGCAAAGCCGGTCTTTGTAGATATTGATCCTGGTACATTTAATATCGATCCAAAATTGATCGAGGAAAAATTAACAAATAAAACAAAAGCCATCCTGCCCGTTCACTTATACGGCCAGCCGTCTAACATGCATGAAATATTGAAGATAGCAAAAAAACATAATTTGAAAGTGATCGAAGATTGCGCACAGGCGATCGGGTCAAAATATGAAAATAAATATGTTGGGACAATTGGCAATATTGGATGCTTCTCGTTCTTCCCAACAAAAAATCTAGGCTGCTTTGGCGACGGAGGGCTTGTAACTACAAATTCTGACGAATTGGCGGAAATGATTGGAGTTCTACGCGGACATGGCAGCAAAGTTACATATTATTACGATTACATCGGGTACAATAGCAGACTGGATTCTATTCAAGCCGCAATTTTGCTTATAAGATTCAGATATTTAGATGATTGGATTAATAAAAGAAGAGAAACATCCGAGAAATATAGAAAGCTTCTGTCAAAAGTTACAGCTATCAATCTTCCTGTCGAACAGGCCAATTCCTACCATGCATACAACCAATTTACTATAAGAGCACCAAAAAGAGATGCCTTGATCAGTTTTTTAAGATCAAAGAGCATAGGGGCAATGGTGTACTACCCACTATCTCTTCATTTACAGAAAGCGTTTTCAAATTTAAATTACAATCCGGGAGATCTGCCTGAATCTGAAAAGGCTCAAGACGAAGTATTGTCCCTGCCCATCTTTCCCGAGCTTACTGACGGCGAGATAGAAGAAACAGCAAAGGCCATAGCGGAGTTTTATGGCCAAAGTTAAGGTCGGGGTTATTGGCTGCGGCGCCATGGGTTCCTTTCATGTAAAAACCGCCGGATCTCACCCCGATGCAAAACTGATAGGAGCCTTTGACGCCGACCAAAGCAAGGCTTCGGAAATCGCCGCAAAATATTCCACAACATCCTTTAGTTCGATCGAACAATTATTAGAAAAAGTTGAAGCCATTGTTGTCGCGACCCCAACCTCCACCCACCCAGAAATCGCGTCTATTATTATTTCAAAAAAGAAACACTTATTAGTAGAGAAACCATTAAGCTTGGACAGCACAACATCTGAAACGATCACAAACGAAGCCGAAAGAAATAATTGTATTCTCGCGGTCGGGATGATAGAGCGATTCAATCCGGCATTCACGAAAGCATTTTCGATCGTAAAGAACGAGAAGATCCTCGGCATTGAGATCAAAAGATTCAGCCCCTACCCCGCGAGAATATCAGACGCAAGCGTCGTTTGGGATATGATGATCCACGACATCGACCTGCTATCGACCATGGCCAAGTCGCCGCTCGATTCCATTAAAGCATCGGGCAAAAAAACCAAGTCGGAACTGCTCGATGAAGTCGACTCGACCTTCTATTTCAAGGATGGGCTGATAGCTAGAATTTCGTGTAATAGAGGCATAAATGAAAAGGTTCGCAAGATGGTGATTACAACAGACCATGCCATCTATGATGTTGACCTGCTGGAAAAGAAACTGTACAAAAGGAATTACGGCTCGCTGTCGAATAAGGAAGAAATTGTAACAATTATCGCCGACCAATTGTGGCTCGAACATAAAGACTTCTATTCGGCAATCAGGAAAAATAGACCGCCAAAATGCACGGGAAACCAAGCTATTTATGTCGCAAAATTAGCCGAGGAGGTTGAACAAAAATGCTTATCTCATTGATCTCGTTCATCATAATTTTTACTCTGATCGCATTGGTGCATGAAGGCGGACATTTTCTAATGGCCAAAAAAGCCGGCATGTATATTCCCGAATGCGGCATCGGGTTCGGCCCAAGGATCTTCTCGTTCAAAAAAAGCGAAACAACCTATTCGATAAATCTTATCCCAATACTTGCCTACGTAAGCATTGCCGGAATGGATGAAGCGGGAAAAGACAGCGCGCCGATCCTGGAGAACCAAAAATATTTTTCAAAGCCTCCCCTATCAAGATTATTAATGGCATTGTTTGGGCCAATGATGAACATCTTTCTTTCTGTCGTAATACTTGCTTTTGTCTTTGGAATTTATGGCGTACCAAAAACACTATCAAATGTGATAGATCAAGTCCAGCCAAAATCGGCGGCAGAAAAAGCAGGGCTAAAATCCGGTGACCAGATAATTGTTTTTAACGGGAAAAAAGACATAAAAATGGAAGAAGTGATCGAATCTATACACAAAAGTGATGGCAAGCAGGTCAAATTTACAATTAAACGTGGAAATCATACATTTGGGATCACCGCAACCCCGATATACAACACAAAACTTAAAGTTGACCTTTTAGGCTTCACTCCACTGCCCATATATTCAAAGGTAAACCCGCTTGAGGCCAT from Candidatus Saganbacteria bacterium carries:
- the rseP gene encoding RIP metalloprotease RseP, whose translation is MLISLISFIIIFTLIALVHEGGHFLMAKKAGMYIPECGIGFGPRIFSFKKSETTYSINLIPILAYVSIAGMDEAGKDSAPILENQKYFSKPPLSRLLMALFGPMMNIFLSVVILAFVFGIYGVPKTLSNVIDQVQPKSAAEKAGLKSGDQIIVFNGKKDIKMEEVIESIHKSDGKQVKFTIKRGNHTFGITATPIYNTKLKVDLLGFTPLPIYSKVNPLEAIFFGFQQTLSMIALMFIILFKLVTGSVALSDLAGPVGIAQITGKYASSGLLALLQFTAFLNVNIGVLNLLPLPALDGGHIVFALIEMVTRKRVSEDLQKKIHQWGLIFLLALMALVTLNDFLRIFRPR
- a CDS encoding DegT/DnrJ/EryC1/StrS family aminotransferase, producing MAVPFFDLKRQLSSIRPEIDKAVAETLDSCAFILGPKVSELESYSAKYLNAKHAIGVASGTDALMLSLKALDLKPHDEIITTPFTFVATAEAISYCGAKPVFVDIDPGTFNIDPKLIEEKLTNKTKAILPVHLYGQPSNMHEILKIAKKHNLKVIEDCAQAIGSKYENKYVGTIGNIGCFSFFPTKNLGCFGDGGLVTTNSDELAEMIGVLRGHGSKVTYYYDYIGYNSRLDSIQAAILLIRFRYLDDWINKRRETSEKYRKLLSKVTAINLPVEQANSYHAYNQFTIRAPKRDALISFLRSKSIGAMVYYPLSLHLQKAFSNLNYNPGDLPESEKAQDEVLSLPIFPELTDGEIEETAKAIAEFYGQS
- a CDS encoding Gfo/Idh/MocA family oxidoreductase; translation: MAKVKVGVIGCGAMGSFHVKTAGSHPDAKLIGAFDADQSKASEIAAKYSTTSFSSIEQLLEKVEAIVVATPTSTHPEIASIIISKKKHLLVEKPLSLDSTTSETITNEAERNNCILAVGMIERFNPAFTKAFSIVKNEKILGIEIKRFSPYPARISDASVVWDMMIHDIDLLSTMAKSPLDSIKASGKKTKSELLDEVDSTFYFKDGLIARISCNRGINEKVRKMVITTDHAIYDVDLLEKKLYKRNYGSLSNKEEIVTIIADQLWLEHKDFYSAIRKNRPPKCTGNQAIYVAKLAEEVEQKCLSH
- the lpxB gene encoding lipid-A-disaccharide synthase; protein product: MKFFISACETSGDMHAAHLVEEIKKIAPLSTFLGIGSEHMRASGVNVLFDMSPRGTIGILETLPNLRSIYSFFSTAKELLLAERPDALILIDSQGFNVPLAQYAKKIGIKTIYYIAPQEWLWGSDKNLLKIAKSLDLIIAIFEKEYKIYDAAKANVLYFGHPLLDIVKPTYSREEAQNLFNPGKSPLICLCPGSRVQEIKNLFPILIKAAEIIKENIPEIKLIILVSSGWLKPQIEKILAKYKIKADLVEGYKYDVLNISDLALAASGTINLEASILGTQNIMIYKLNPLTYWIGKNILKIDKKMKYFSMPNILLDEKFIEEFVQDKAKPEAIAAASLNILKKKSKLYNNKLLRLLGQRPVISKAAQAILNFTAPI
- the lpxC gene encoding UDP-3-O-[3-hydroxymyristoyl] N-acetylglucosamine deacetylase — translated: MFQSKGPSPVKTIADPVSLSGIALHSGQSSKLTFLPGNEVGIFFIYRGKKLPAIADYVTGTNRGTALGDIQVVEHVLSAVSGLGIGALDIELSTNEPPAMDGSAYPFAKALMSAGIREFEGKRQVVEIDSPIYLKDGGASIEALPYDGFEIKFMVDFPIIGYQEFTFSSNYLDEISQARTFGYLEELENLKKCGMAFGASTENALVLSRSGYVNSPRFENEPVRHKILDLIGDLELVGSDIKAKINAVKSGHKLNIALAKKIREIGKGAK
- the lpxA gene encoding acyl-ACP--UDP-N-acetylglucosamine O-acyltransferase, with amino-acid sequence MQDVNDILKTLPHRYPFLLVDKILDMEEGKKIVAIKNVTINEPFFQGHFPGQPVMPGVLIIESLAQVGAIMALRAPSSLGKIVFFAGIDNVRFRRPVLPGDQMKIVVEVLWLKRGLGKIKGTATVEGDIACEGEFTFSLVDQGGAKGSSIHPTSTVHPTAILGNGVQIGPYAVIGPEVEIGDRTIVGAHSVINRWTKIGQDNKIHQSVSIGAAPQDFKYKGEKGQVIIGSKNTIREFVTIHLPAGIDGGKTVIGDENFIMIHAHVPHNCIIGNQVVIGGYVGLGGHTIIEDQVTIGGMSAIHQFVRVGRLSMVGALTKVVQDIPPFMLVEGNPSEVRGINSIGLQRRGISFEAQSEIKKAFKLIYEAKQSTDKIIEALKNRLRPLDEIKHLISFLSEESKRGISKKVALEEIEEELLLPELPELGI